DNA sequence from the Augochlora pura isolate Apur16 chromosome 11, APUR_v2.2.1, whole genome shotgun sequence genome:
ACCTGTCGACGCCGAAAGTGCTCCACCGGCTCCAACCATGATCCCGGTCATCGTCCTCCGGCTTATCCACGTCGAGAAACTCCGCGTCCTATGGCATATACTGGTGACTGTGCTAATCAGCCGGCTCGCGCGATCGGCTCGCGATCGTCAAAGGACCGATTGCATCGTCTGCCAGCGATCCCCATGATGGTTCGTCGATGAAAGGATATCTGCTCCGGGCAACCAGCACCTTCCTACAGCCTTATCGAGGTGTCGAGGTGTGTTTATCTAGGCCCGAGTTAGGCTCCCATAGAATTTTGATACAGAGTCGGTTTATCGGGGTCTCTTTGCGGTCGCGTCTGTTCCAAGTTGTTTGGAGTTGTCTGATCGTGAGTCTGTTTGTGGCTGGTGAAGAGACGCGTCCTATTCGAGATAGCTAGAACGTGTTGCTGAAGCGGGTACCGTTGATAGAGGTCAAGACACCGAGGCTTGAACCCCGTGAATCGATCCGAATCTACTCGTGTCTATCGTATCCATCGGTTTCACGGTGTTTGTCGCGGCAGCTATGTCGCTTACGGCGAACCAGGTGTGGGTGCGAGAAGAAGAGGCCTGAACAAAAATCAGATTGCTCGATGGATGTGTTTACAACGTCGCTTTACGAGGAAAATGAAAGAAGCGGCGTGGCAACGACAGCCAGCACGTTCCAGAGACGCGCGAAACGTAACGGCCGAGATGACTAATGCATAATAGATCGGACGCGTTGATATCTTCTGACGCGCTTTATTAGCCGCTCGCTGTTCGCTTGCTCCGAGAATAAGCCCGCGGGGATACGCGTTTGTCAACTCCGGCTTTGCGAACTCCGAGGGCTCGATTTAATGGGACAAGCGAGTGCTCGGTTCGGATATCGAATCTTCTTGCGCTCGATTCTACGCGGACGAGGCTCGGGGAAAAAGTGGGAGGTCTTCCGATCGAGGAATATGAAAACTGGGTTTTCTGGAGCATCGGCCGTCTAACGACAAGCTGTTCCACGCTCGCGACTGTCCGCGAACTTGTCGACGAGCGAACAACGCTCGTTACTTGTTGCTTGTTACTCGCTCCTCCTCGTTTTGCACGCGCGCCAAATATTTTCCGCGAATTATCCGCGCTCGGTAGACCGTATTTATTGTAACGCCCGCGCCAGACGCAAGCTGcgccttcctctctctcctttttctttctcggcCACTGCCGTATTTTTACGAGCAAGTTGTGCGCTCTAGATTACAGGTAGGACAGTAAGGTCGGATTGATGCTCTTCGATTCAAAGCAATGTTCCTACCACGACCAATTTGTTGCGTGCTGGAATCGACCGACTGGCAAATGTCAGTCTAATCTCACTGGAATCGCGTCAATTACGATACGTCTGCGGCGGAGCAATTTTCATCGGCCACGAGACGACCAATTTGAATCGGATCGGCAACGAAGGTCGTCTCGGTGTCATCTATCACGGGAATAGTTGTTCCGGCAATCTTTCAAGCCAACTTAACACCGAGAGACAGATTTGCGAaacgttatatttatatgtagtgaaaaatagatagagagagtgagagagagagagagagagagagagagagagagagagagattgtgGCGAATGGGGTTCGACCCTGATTTTTCCACGCAAACAGAGATTTCgtgcatttctttttttttctcataGACCTAGCCAGTAATTGGTGGCACGCCGGTACCGCTTGTTTAAAGTTAACGAgcgtttttcatttcgaagCACAGACAGCGGTCCCGAGCGGAGAGCCAATTAAATACAGATGGGAGATCGAGCAGGAACGAGTGCTCCGGAGAGTTCCGCGCGTCGGGAAAATGTTGCAGCGAGATCGAAcgatagaagaaaaaaaaaagaacggagaagagaggaaaagCTTGAGGAAGAAGCGGGGAAACGAAAGAGGAGAATGAAATTGTAGATCAAGATGAAACGGCACCGAGAGAAAATCGGTCGAAGGGAAACCAACTTCGATTCGGGAAAAAAAAACTAGAAATATATTCCTCGCGTTAAATAATTCCGCCGCTCGAAACACTTCCAACCTTGTTTACCGCGGTCAGAATCGATCTCCGAGAATATTATTTGCCAGGAGCTGTGTTCTCTGCATTCGAATGGACCCTCGAACATGTTTATCGAACTTTCTCGGCACCACGGAAACTCTGCGAAAAGAAGTTGGCCCACGTTCCTACCGTATCGTAGTCCtatctgtctctgtctctcagTGTAATAATCATCAAAGACATTAATACGATACTTTTAACCAGTCGCAAAGATTATAAGTGGCTTTGTATATTGttatacttgttacattaagACGTATTGTTATGTAATGTGTTACGCGTTCACTtaattatgtacatatttatttcgagtttCGTAAGGAGCAAGACAGTTTTGgtaattgtaagaaacgttaaatgtaataatttcatcgtaagaaaattgtaacttTTTATCACCTTgttttgcatattatgttaacgattaataatataataattcttataaactAAACACCTTCACGAAGTTGAGCTCTTGATTTCCTCATTCCCAAAGAGATCTCTAACAACGtccttataaatatttcagtttcgttccattattatatatttttcctttaaaacaattaatatttaccgcCAGTTGTCAACTTGTGGTGCCTCTCACGACAAGATGTTGGTCCAGAAttgattaattgtttaattaaataaagtttttatttaatcttacTTTGAAATTGCCGCTGTTTCTGACAACTGGCGCCTCTTGTGGCGACATTTGGAAGCTCTTTTCGGCCTCCGTTCAGCGCCAATTAGTGCcgtggcaaaacgctcaaactacTAGCCAAGCTGTGGCGCCACTCGTCGGCGACTTCTGGAAGCTTTGTTTTGGCTAgtagtttgagcgttttgccacgGCACTAATTGGCGCTGACCGGAGGCCGAAAAGAGCTTCCAAATGTCGCCACAAGAGGCGCCAGTTGTCAGAAATAGCGGGAATTTCAAAgtaagattaaataaaaactttatttaattcgacaaATAGTTTCAGCATTTTCCCGTGATATCAACTGGCGCTGTACAAACCTCCGTAAAAAAACATAAACATAACAATTGTCGAAAGTGGACACCGAAAGGAAGTTCGTAAAAAATGGCGCTATTTTAAAACTTTCACAAGTGGAAAATTCGTGTCGGATTCTTCATATTGTGtcttttttacataattaattataaatttatttttacatattatgtatGCAGGAGAGTCTGCGTCACATTTCTGTACCGTGAAGATATTCTTCTAGCCTTTAAATCGCTAGAACTCATTAAACATTGtgtatataaattcttttaagtCTTCGGTTAGACCTAATTGTAAATCAGTAAGTGACTCGTCTCTTCGTCACAAAGTCTACGTTTCGTTTTTGCATAGTAAAATTGgagtttatatttcaaatagtcTGAGGATCGTCGTAGTTATCCATTGATGTTTGTTTATCGTTAAATTGGTAGGAATTTGTTCCCATCGAGAGTTTAAGGTTGGTGTTGGACTACCACTAATCAGAACTATCGTAATCAGTGGGGGTACCGCTACTACTTCTCGTCTCGTATTTGCTTATTATGTATTACCAAAGACTAGTCGTGACGTTACATATTAGATTACAATGTTATGTttgataaaagaaactttttatCTTCTATGCATTTTAATTACGCAATTCACCGAGTGACTCATATCTACTGCATACTGCCCACGCTAGCCGAGATTACTTTTCATAACCATTCCTTGCGTTTGCTTTTGACAATTAGATATGTACGTACATTGAAGTCGATTCGTCGTGTTGTTGTTTACATCGTGCCCAGTGATCAGGTGAATGTCATCGATAGATAATGTCGCGTTGCTCATCTGTCAATAACATTAATGACATAAAAAACGAACAAAGAGAAAGTGCTCTTGACGATTTCATTTCTACATTTTACCACCAGCGACAATTTCACTTGCTGACATTTGATTTCAGAGATGTTATAGTTCTGTGCCACATGAATCAAATGAACGTATTATCTCTGAAAGTATTACTTGATATTTGGATATAAGTAGCAGGAAGAAGTTTCTATATCAAAGGTTTAACAAAATGGACACGTTAGATGACAATTTGTATCGTTGCTCTGATACTAATAGGACGCTGGAAATAGACGAAGCTTGCTTcaacattataaatttatatgatGCTACGGTTCGTTTCTATTCAGTGGCATGGGAAGCTTATTGGGTAAGTGTACTTACTGTTTAGAAAAGTGTTTGTTCTTTGTTTCTTGCGTACATTAAGAATTGTTTCTAGGGCATTGGTAAACTACAAGCTATAATAGAACCACAAAGTACTAAAGGTGTAATATTAAGTACAAAGCATCCATTGCATATATATTACCAAGTTAAAGGAGCAGACTCTAAATACTTGGAGTATTGTCAGTTAGTATTTTGTTATACAGCTGCTTAATCCTTTGACAACAACTTTGTGCAACGCATTCATTAATAATGTCATTTCAGTGAAACGTATAACTTTGAAGAGCATGGTAGTTATGGATGGAATATATCAGCTGAACAATTATGTTCCAACATTTATGTCATACATGAACCaacaaaaaattatcttcGTAAGTTATATGGCACAATAATGTAACGAAGATCAgaataatgaatattcattGACTCGAGATTAATTATGTTTCCAGCAATTATTGcagcaattataatatatattttggcTACACTGGCATGGTCGATTTCGAAGGTCATTATACGAGTGATAAGAGGGAAATTGTCACGTAATAACGCACTTAATATAGGTGTAAGTAACTGACTGATTGTTGCAAACGTGTTCACTTGTTACTTATTTAACTATACTTCAGGATTTGGAAAACCTTCAGGAGTCAGAAACTGTAACACTTCCAACAATTAGAACTACAAGGTCCAGTACTAGAATACATTCTGTGGATACGTTTAGGGGGTAATTTTTGCACAAACTTCTTGCTATTTGTCTGTTTCTTTCACTCATAATGAAATATGTTTTGTTGCAGAATTGCTGTACTATTAATGATATTTGTGAACAACGGAGGAGGCGAATATGTCTGGTTTAATCACAGTGCATGGTTTGGACTTTCAGTAGCAGACTTGGTACTTCCTTGGTAAGATATAGACATCTGTTTACTGCTGTTGATTGGTACTGTGCGATGAACTCTACAATAAATTTGCAGGTTCGCATGGATTATGGGTCTGACGATAGCGATATCGAAACGCGCTGAACTTCGTATTACTACTTcgcgtataaaaataatattgcgtTGTTTTATACGTTCActgatattaatacttttcgGATTAATGATAAATTCTGTACGTAATGGTCATTTAAAGTCCTTGGACGATCTCCGTCTACCCGGCGTTCTTCAATTACTGGCTGTAACATACTTCGTGTGTGTTACGTTGGAATTAATCTTCATGAAACCTCATTTTCAGGTTTACatacgattatttaatattttggaaGCCTAGAACttttatatatgaataatagatatctatataaaatacttattagGATACCTTGCTGCAGTTCGGCCGGTTCGCGTCGTTTCATGATATTTTAGACAATTGGCCCCAGTGGCTAATTCTAACAGGCATTGTGGCTGCTCACACTTCAATTACTTTCCTTCTGCATGACCTGAACTGTCCAAGGGGTTACTTTGGACCAGGTGGTGAATTGGATCATCGTGGGAAATACAGGAATTGCACTGCTGGCGCAGCTGGCTATATAGACAGACTAATTTTTGGAAATCACATGTATAATAAGACATCAGATGCTGTCTATGGTACCATTTTACCATATGATCCTGAAGGTATATTGAAAAAATCACGCTTTAAATTTAAAAGGCAATTACttgaatgttaataattttcatatatcaATTACAGGACTAATGAATACTGTATCAGCTATACTGATTGTCTATCTGGGTGTGCACGCTGGCAAGATTCTGTTACTATTTTATCAGCATAACTATAGAATTGTTAGGTGGTTGATCTGGGCAGTGGTCACGGTAAGCAAGTCTCTAGAGTCTAGACTATCAAGTTAACtcaaaaattagattttgaaGTAACAGTTGCGCATAAATTTCAGTGATTGTAATATAATCGAATACTTCTTAGGGTATCATCGCtggaattttatgtaattttggGAGTCAGGAAGGAGTCATTCCAATCAGCAAAAAAATGATGAGCTTGTCCTTCGTTTTGTTTACTTCCAGTTTAGCTTTCTTATTGTtcgcatttttatattttcttatcgatTATAGACAATTGTGGTCCggatttccatttatttatgctggtaaatatttgaaattatgcaCCCTAAAAATGAATGAACAGACTAAGGAAGactataaaacatatttgttGCAGGATCGAATCCCATTTTCCTTTACGTTGGTCATATATTAACGAAAAGTTTATTCCCGTGGTCGTGGCACATCTCCCATCGCACACACGGGACCATGTTAGCTATGAATTTATGGACAACGATGTTATGGACAGTAATCGCCTACTTATTATATCggaaagatattattataactgtaTAAACAGTATATTCTCATCGGTATGATAGTATCGTGATGGAAACTATACTTTTCTtacttttacataaaattaacatttgaGTAAAAATCAACTACCTAGTTCTATAATCAGAAGCACAAAGCAGTGTGCAAGAAGAACAAAACTAGTGCGTCATACAACTGTCAACATTagttatctaaaataaattaaaaactgactttattataaataattttttgaaatgatgtattttatttttataaataaaggtAACGAATGTCTTCATCAAATAGTAGAATTCTATAACAAAAGACTAGACAATGGATAAACTGAATAGCATAGAAAATAGACTCTGAATGACTTAGGGATTGTTTCATTTACGCATCTCGATCCTTTGGGTCTTTGTACGGCAATCCCAAAATACGAAAGACGTCTTCTTCTGATGTTATCTTTTCTGGTTCTGCCGGTAATCCTATGACAAATGTTATTCACTGAATCCAGATTT
Encoded proteins:
- the LOC144477017 gene encoding heparan-alpha-glucosaminide N-acetyltransferase; this translates as MDTLDDNLYRCSDTNRTLEIDEACFNIINLYDATVRFYSVAWEAYWGIGKLQAIIEPQSTKGVILSTKHPLHIYYQVKGADSKYLEYCHETYNFEEHGSYGWNISAEQLCSNIYVIHEPTKNYLPIIAAIIIYILATLAWSISKVIIRVIRGKLSRNNALNIGDLENLQESETVTLPTIRTTRSSTRIHSVDTFRGIAVLLMIFVNNGGGEYVWFNHSAWFGLSVADLVLPWFAWIMGLTIAISKRAELRITTSRIKIILRCFIRSLILILFGLMINSVRNGHLKSLDDLRLPGVLQLLAVTYFVCVTLELIFMKPHFQDTLLQFGRFASFHDILDNWPQWLILTGIVAAHTSITFLLHDLNCPRGYFGPGGELDHRGKYRNCTAGAAGYIDRLIFGNHMYNKTSDAVYGTILPYDPEGLMNTVSAILIVYLGVHAGKILLLFYQHNYRIVRWLIWAVVTGIIAGILCNFGSQEGVIPISKKMMSLSFVLFTSSLAFLLFAFLYFLIDYRQLWSGFPFIYAGSNPIFLYVGHILTKSLFPWSWHISHRTHGTMLAMNLWTTMLWTVIAYLLYRKDIIITV